The DNA sequence TATTGTATGTTTTTTTAATTTCAATCTGgtttattaagtcagactctaactgatcattcctagattttaaAACCTCAATTTCAATTAACAGTCTATtattttctagagtcttattcttaaaatttctatagagagacttaagaatagatttcaatatAGATATATCTTTAGTATcaagagaaaagaaagaagttgataccttagaatcagaAGAAACAGGATTATCAaaactagccatcagtgcatagttTGTTCCTTTATTTTCAGAATCAGTGGAatccatccaattcttgcttgatgtaatcaaggctttgttcttccctttttCATTCCTTGcctttctgcattcactagcaaagtgaccaggttcatcacaattgtagcacttgatctttgatctgtcaacttTTCCAGCTATAAAATTCTTTCATTCTCTTCTTCCAGAAGGCTTCCTTTCTCCTCTagtaaacttcttcctgaagcttctattcttctgAGACTTCCTGAACTACATCCTCTAGAAGCATTTAACCATCATTGCAGCCAtctgcatgacatcagaatctgtcatgttctcatcagtttcagaatcagtgtcatcatcaggatttgatgatgaatcatcagtatctgatttaGGCAGATAGTTCTTTTTCCTTGTAGCTTCAACTGGTCTATCTTTTGAAGCCTTATCATTCACTTTTATAGCAGCTGACTTTCCCTTATTGCTTTTCCTCTGTTTCCTTTGTTggacttccaaatcatgagtcTTCAGCATGCCATAGATTTCATCCAGAGTGACTTTTTCCAAATCATACGGATGTCATATGATTGAAGTCTAAGTCTCCCATTCCTCATTCAGAGCTCTCAGAAATTTGGTGTTTGAATCTTCcagatcatacacctttcccaccaaagataGGTTGTTAAGCAGAGTGAGATACCTATCATAAATGtcggtgagactttcatcagacttggcctcaaaatgttcatattcttgaattagaacagcccctctgttcttcttgatggtcgtggttccttgacattgagtttcaagggCATCCCGGATCTCTTTGtcagtcttgtaggctataaccctgttgGACATCACAGagtcaagactgttatgcaaaatgtttcttacctttgcatacTTCAGCACAGTggctttctcttctggtgtccactcactcttttTCTTCAACTGAAGGTGTTCATCAACAGTAGGAATCGCAGGTACCAATTTTGTTGGCTTGTAAGGTCCATCATTGATTCTGTCGAGgtagtctggatctgtagcttccaagtacattagcatcttcaccttccatgtaggatattcagtctttttcagaatggggattttgatactctcatacttgttcagagacatgtttagatcgtttctaATAGTAAATTATTAGTtcactctgataccaattgttgcacaataataatacaattatttaaggggggttggatacaattgtataaatgtttcgaacaagtatgaaaaatataacagttctttatatttctgataaaaattgttacaaactctctcaagaaataccgatattcttgagagctgctgggtcgtacaatgctcgagttaattcactatgtgatgacctaaattgtgtttatatattacacagctgcaacaaatcaatctaagatatgcattatcaaatactaactgaaaatgatacatatctttaactgaatagataaagtcttATGGCTCAGAACGTAATAGATATTTATTCCTCAAACTAAAGAACAAAATCAATCTTCTTAGCTGACCGCTTCTAGATGCTGATGACATGCAAATACTGATaatgtgtcaaatcctgacgacacgccaaatactgatgacatctaaaacacagtcagatcctgagcttcttctgatcattgagaattagCATGCAACAAAAGTTACATACCTAATCAAACCAAACCAGTTGCTTACAAATCTTGATTTCAAACTACTAAATCAAATATTCCTAATTTCAAGCTCAATTTGTTACAGAGAACTCCTTCCCTTCAACAAACAATCTTTTAATCGCTTTTAGCACGTCCATAATTCGACCTTTCACCAATCGATTTTGTATAAATCTACTTTGTTTCACCATTCAATTTTATATAAATCAAACTTATTGCAAGTTGGGTTATTGCTTAATTACGGCATGGTTTTAATTTATGAAGTGGTGAATATTATTTTGTGAGGATGGGGTAAATTAGGGTTTGAGAGGTGAAAGGGGGGTCGTGACGGTGAGAGAGAGTTTCAGTCGTGGTTTGAGTGAGAAGAGGGAGAATTTCAGGCGTGGTTTTAGAGTGAGTGAGAGAGTTgtggtgagagagagagagagagagagagaggatgtCGAGGTTGGAGACCAGATCTGAGAGCAAAAGGAGGAAATTTGAGAGTGATAATTTGGGAAGGGGGAATAAAAAATGAGCAGGGGAAGATTTTTGTTCAAAGCGGGGAAATTTGTGTACTAAAACGGGGTAAAGTACAagtaaattttcaatttttttaaaactagCCATAGATAACGGCTTGAAAAACTAACTGATGTTAAAGTTAAAAATATGTATAATGGAGTATTTCTTTTTTGAACATAGAAAACGGTTAATATACAAAACCGATGTCAATATTCTTATTTAACATTGCTTATTTACAAACTGATGTTAAAAAATCTTTTAACATCGGGTACATTATGTACCGATGTCTAACCACCGATGTCGTAtatactatttctagtagtgtatgCAGGATTTGAAAAAGAACGGAGGCAGAAATAAAAGCAACAGTAAGGGGAAGGAAAGTAAGAGAAAGATATCTTGGAGTCCCAAAAGAAATGGTAGGGGTCACAGTGAGAGCCCTAAGAGGGACCGAAACACAAGGGATATGTCTCCACTACGAAGAAGGATGGAGACAGGAGCGAGCCCACTTACAATCCCTTGGTCACATCTGTTGAACACATATGCCGTAAATACGCATAACAGCATGTTTAGGAAGCCTCATATAATGAATAGATTCGGAATCAAGGACACCAAAAAGTATTGTGCTTTTCATGAGCAAACAGGACATGAGACCGCGTATTGTTGGGAACTAAATAAGCAGATAGAGGACCTGAGTCATAATGACAAGCTCACTGAATGGGTTGTACGAGAAGTAAAAAAGCACAAGACAGAAGGAGTCGGCCACCATGAAGTTCCCCCACCAAATAACAAAAATGATGGGCCATCAGTAAGAGGTACAAGAGAGAGCAGCATACATGTGATCATGGAAGGGCCTCATTTAGAGGGAAACAATAATAAGGCAATAGAAAGATATATCTGCGAGGCTAAGGCGATTTCTCTCACTAACATTTATCATCTAGCGGATCATCCTCCACAAATTTCGAAGGGGAAGACGCGGACATCCTATTTACCAGGGAGGATGCGGAATGGGTTCATCACCCACACTCTCATGCCTTGGTGTTCAAGACTAATATTGGAACTACAAACATCTACCGGGTTTTCGTAGATACTGGAAGTTCAGCCGATGTTCTCACTTATGATGTCTATAAGAAGCTGGGTTTTCTTGATAAAGAGAGTTGGACACCTCTATGGCTTCACTGGGAAATCGATTAGTATAAAGGGGCTAACATTCCCTTCAGATTCTTTCTATACAACCCTGTATTTGGACGTCATTGTTCATTTAGTTTTTCCTCTTAAATTGAAAGGTCAAGTTTTTACTCTTTGAGATCCCGTTAAACTAATAATGTTCCAATCAAGTTGATGCAGTTATGCCATAATAAGAATGTCATACTTCTGTAATGGGTTAAATCTATATAGATTCAACACTTCTGATAATCGACTTAATTTGTATTGTATTCATAATTTTGGTTACGAATCTATAAAAATATTTCCATTCACCGAACTTTGATGCTAATGATTATGATTACATGTGCTACTTGATGATAAACGGAGCGGGAACATATTCCATTATTTCGTATAATATCTTTAGAGTGCCTTATCTAATTTGTATTTTCTTGTTAATTTAGAAAAATTAATAACTTGAGAATATGATAACAAGCCGACAGAACACGCCATTTCAGTACATAGTTTCTTGAGCAGTTACTGCCGTCGAAAGAAAATTATATGTGACTAACTCAGTTACACCTTATTCGGCAAAATTACAGTAATTTCATCAATGAATTACAGTACACTAAAATAATGGAGTGGGATTTGGAAGTATGAATCAGCCTAGTGTAGGGATCACCTTCTCAGCACGTGTCGAAATTCATCTTCATTGTCCGCGCTTAAATGATTTTCTTGTGTATGACCATTTTAGCTTGCTTCTCTGTGACCATTTTATCTTGAACCATTAGCAATTACACGCATAACCTATACATAAATTAAGGAACAGTTAATTTCCTTTGACAAATTGTTATAATCACAAGTGTAATTTATCTGCCCCTTGAAAAATTCCTAGATCACTtttaataagatatacaaagagCAACAAGATATATCTTATTCTTTCAGTTGACTAAAAAATTTATATGAAATTATAAGTTAGCACACATCGCACACACATTTCAAAATTCAAACGGGGGCACATGCTAACAATTAAAAACTAACTACAATCCATATAATATGATTCAAGTATATCAGATGCAAAAAATTTACCTCGTTTGAGTCCCGATCTGACAAGCACCTGTCCAATTGTCCAAACAAGGCTCGTGATGCTGTTAGCAATATTATGTATAAACATTCTAGTTAAAAATACACGAAGATGATAGCAAAATGAATACCGCTGATGGATTTCTTTCAAAGACCCACTCTTTAGCCAGTgaacaaattttaaattttttttgagATTTGTAGTATTTTTCTAAAAAACCTTAGATATTTTTTTGggatatatattaaatatatttttgacaTGTTTTAATGGAACAagtcttatttattttaagttgtagATAGTTTATACAATTATTACATTACTGATTAGTTATTTAAACGACATTTTATTTATATGAGATGGCAAGAGCGTCATAACTTTAAAATAGCTTTACTCTATATATACTAGTATATAATTGGTTCCATGCACGGTCGTTTAAtcataatatattttaattaataatttttaatattttatcaaaGTGACTCGATCCTTACACTTCTCTACTTATATTTATAACTTTTAATAGTATACCTTCGTTCCCATTAATTTAATTGAAAATATCTAACGGTTGTGAATTAACTGACCAGGCTATGACTAGAAGCATGTTGGACGAGAGAGATGCCCTCAAAATACCATACCGATGTTAGACATGTTGTTTATGTTTTAAACAAGTTGCCTACTCGAGCTTTGTCCAATATCACTCATAGAGAGCTCTTTTCCACTCTCTATGATTATCTGCTCTACCTCGTTATTGGGCAACTTCTCCAACCAAATAGGATCagtctaaaataaatatataacCGACCAATTCAATTGACTAAAGTAGTACTAGTCAGGATAATTCAGCGTAAAACTGACCATTTTTTGTCCTTTATGACATAATGGGACCATTTTTTGGTcaaatattaaagtcaaatgcAACGTTATTAGTAAATTTTAACCACATGTCCATTGTGGAGGGTTACTTCATGTCATCAGGATATTACTACTAGGCGACCATATATTTAACCAACTGAAAAGACCTAAACCGATGAACAACATAACCGACTATAGAAAACGATCACAAATATATACGACATGCACATCTATTTCACGTTAGCATCATTATCGGTCACAAGTTGGTCAATTATAAGTTTTTAAACCGACCAACCCGTTCTGCTCAATTTTACCAAACAGGTACTTGAAGATTAATGATGACCAATGAAGAATCGATAAAATGGAGGAAAGAAGAAATTTTTGATATTTTTTGTTacatatttttgtattttttattATTGTGCATTTGTTGTTCTTTTTAAGTATTTTATATATGGGACTACAAGAAGAAGAAGGGAAGAAATCGCAACGGCGGTTCTCGTACATAAAACTTCAATCAAAAAACGTTCACAGTGTCCATATTGATGAGTTGCGTCCAAATGTCAATTATTTCACAACGGAAAATCAGAAGATAGCGGTATTTTTTACTATCTATTCATTTACTTGGTTGCACACATAAATATACGCTTCTAAAATCATAAAGTCAACCAAACAATTAACACAAACTTAAAGGTTTAACAAAATGAACCTCTAAGTCTCGTAGCATCCAGATCCTTTCTTAAACAAAACGTTGCACTTTAAAATCATAAAACCAATCAAACAATTAACACAAATTAAAGGCTTAAATAATTAAATACCGGCAAAGTATAATAACATGCAAAATAAAGTTTGAAACTGTAATGAAAAATCTAGCTAACAATTTAAGTCAAAAGATTAGCACTtatgtatatataatattatttactTGTCTTTTTATATTACCTATCTTGTTAGTCAAGACTTTTCTCAATTAAATTTTAAACTACCTAACTTGTTAGTCAAGACTTTCCTGAATTATTTATCTAAAAATTGCAAAAATCTTAACAGAAGAACTCACAAAAATTTTAGGAGAGtataaatattaaattttgaACTACCTGACTTGTTAGTCTAGACTTGCAATTAAAGGAAGAAGTCGTGaaaattttaggagaatattacgaatgatgataatatatttagaaaaatataaGGTAATCGTTGTTTTTTAtgtttattaattcaaaaattgagaaaaatagaaaaatagaatgaAGTGATCTGAGAGACGCCAAATAAACGCCTCCGTTTTCTactttatataagtatattgatttTTTGGATACTAAAAAATAAACGTAATTAGAGAATTTTGACTTTTTGTTTTTTGATAATACTCAAAAAAGTTAATTTgttcaattaattttaaaaagtacaaAAAAATAACAAGAGGTTCCATATGCTTCACTTACTATAATTTATCAAGAAAACGGCATTAAGCTAATGATCAAATTATAATTAAATACGAGCATCTAAGTACTTAGAGGTAGTGTGGTTACACATTTACTTTGCTTGTTATAGAGTTAGGTATAGGGTATGTATTGGggttatattttataatttaattgtATTATATAGTTTATGAGTTACCAATTTAAGGTTTCAGGTATGGATTAGGTTTAGATTTTATACCTTAATGGTATTTGTTTTGAGTAATCCAACTGTACTAGGTGAAAATTGTCAAAAATAAAAAATGGACGGAAAAAATAaactaatttaaatatttaaattttaattattttacaATATCGAATTTAGTGGTTGATATCCTAATACTAAAATGTTCCCCTATTCGGAATAAATAGAACAAAATTCAATAAACCAAATAGAACCCCTACCCTAACAATCTAGCCGCCACAAATCGGAGCAGATTCCCCGCCGGCAGGGGGACAGGAGACGGCCATCTTCGCAAGTTATACCTTATGACAAAATACTTAAATATATGTCACAAAAGTTTTAGTAAAATGAATTAATTCATACAAATTTAAATGTAAAATAAAATTATTCATACTGTATGGCAGAATACTTACAATTTGGTCGCAAGTTACACTTTACGatgaaatattttaatatatgTCACCAAGTTTCTtagtaaaataatttttttcatataaatttaaatataaaataaaattattagtACTTTATTTCAAAATTGTATGTTGTTTAATATCTTACGACAAATACATGACAAATATCGTTGAAAAGTAAATAGCGGGCGAGTAAATTGATAAATTTTTGTTTTTGGCGGATAATAAATATCTTACTAACTTTCTGTTGCAATAGGCCTTTCCTCTTGTAGTGAAGAAGATTCAGCTCTCATCATATCTATTGCTGGAAAAgttttttcttataattttatgaGAAGGTTTTGGGGCTATCTGTGTTTCCATTAGCTGTTCTCCGTATGTAATTCCATGAGCCAGAAGGTCGAGATACTATCTGAGCTTCCATTTGAGAATATTACAGAGGACTTTAAATATGCTCCTGCCTATCCTTTTGTTGCAAACCTATATCCCTTGTCTTGTAACACAAACTGTTAGGTACAATCATCTAAATTTGGTCGTAATATATTTAGCTTTTTTGGTTTCCATTCTATTTTTGCTTGTATACTTGAGTTTATGGCGACATTTGTCATGCACATGTTTATGACCATCTTTCCATTAGCAGATAGTAACACCTAAACACACTTCATGTTCTAAAAAGGTCTTCTCGGGAAGATTTATTCCTGCATCTTTAAAGGCTTCCTGGAAAGATCTTTACCATCAAAAACAGTCTCAGTTCAGTTGATTGGGATTGTGTTTCTTTAAAGTATACGTGTACTCCGACAGGATATGAACTCATCAAGGCATTGTGGATATGCAGAAGCTATGCCATTTAATTTAGAGATCGTCTCATCCCATTCCTTCCAACCAAAAAATAGATAGTAACACTAATCTCATATGAAACAAAGCATGTATCAGACAAGAGAATTAAATAGTAGGCAAAACAAATGTCGTATAGCTTATTCTTATTGTGATATAATAATGCCTAAATGCTTTACAAACAGAAAAACTTCCGAAATTTGAAACATCGTACTCAAGAAAAAAAGACCACAGGTGACCTTTTGTTCGCAGGCTGATGTTTAGTTTCAAATATAATTGATGAAGTTCATCCTCATATTACAGTTTTCAACAAAAATCAGAAATCTATGAACGGGAAAGTTAATATAACCAACCATCAGAAAGAGATCATTCCCATTTACTGGCAACAATATCGGCCAAATCAACCACTCGCTGTGAGTATCCCCACTCGTTGTCATACCAGGCAATCACCTTCACCATGTCGTCTCCCATAACCATGGTCAGCGATGCATCAACTGTTGAGGAAACATCCGAGCATCTGAAATCAACTGAAACAAGTGGTTCCTCGCACAAGGCTAGGATGCCTTTTAGCTCGTTGTCAGAGCTCTCCTTGAACGCAGCATTGACTTCCTCAGCAAATGTCTTCTTGGTAACCTGAACAACGAGATCCACAACTGACACATTAGGAGTGGGTACACGGAGGGCAATACCATTGAGCTTTCCCTTGAGATTTGGTAGGACGAGTGCCACAGCCTTCGCTGCACCTGTTGATGTTGGGACAATGTTGAGTGCTGCAGCACGTGCACGCCTGAGATCCCTGTGGCTTGCATCAAGCAGCCTCTGGTCTCCGGTGTAGGAGTGAGTTGTGGTCATGGTCCCCTTGATAATGCCTATAATGACATATCTCAAACATTTTAGCTCTGGGAACATTAATGGTATTCTTTCATTCTTAAGAAAAGCCAAGGGGAGAAAGTATTACCAAATTTCTGGTCAAGAACCTTCACGAAGGGTGCAAGACAGTTGGTAGTGCAGGACGCATTACTAATTATGCTCTCAGAATGATTATATAATTCTGCGTTGACACCAACAACATATGTCGGAATGTCACCCTTTCCGGGGGCTGTGATGAGTACTTTCTTGGCTCCAGCCTCAAGATGTTTACCAGCACCCTCTCTGTCCACAAACACTCCAGTTCCTTCGATGACCAAGTCAATTCCTAGCTCCCTgtatattatttttttcaaaattactCTTTGTACAAGTATAATTTGTAAGTCAATGATAAtgctaaaagaacaaaaagaggTGAAGTACCCCCATGGTAGGTTGCTAGGGTTGCGGTTAGAGACAACTTGGATGACCTTTCCATCAACAGAGATGCCATCAGTACCTACAGGCTTGACATCAGCATCAAAGATGCCGAGTGTCGAGTCGTATTTGAGAAGGTGAGATGCTTGCTTTACACCACCGGTGTCATTGATGGCAACAACATCGAGAGGAGAGTCTTTCCTTCCATGCCAACACCTAAGAAAGTTCCTTCCGATTCTTCCAAATCCATTTATGGCTACCTTTAGCTTGGCTTCCACAACTCCTCTCTTGTTGCCTCCACCGATCTAGATTAATTACAAATCAGTACTAGGATATATGGTACATTTGGTCTCATATACATCATACATGAATCCACGAGACTAAAGTTGTAACCCTTGTTGAAACGAAATTATAAGGTAGTTCACTAATCTCATAATTTATCTCTGCGGTCATACTGAGTTGTCATTAGTTTTCACTTTAAGTCAAAACATCAAGTATCCTTTTATACAAGAACTGAAATTGAAAGTTACTAGCAAGACTTACTTACCCTAGACAAGAGAATTACTAGCTAGAATGTGAGAACTTCACCTatgtaattttaaaatatcaaacaAATTGCTACCTACAATGTAACTTATAAAGTGAATAACAGGGGAGACTCACCACAGAGGTCTGGAAGGCAACAACAGAGAGCAAGTCATCAGATGTTCTTTTGTTAAAAGGAAGAGCAGCAGAGGAACGCAGCCCTGCAAAATCCGAGAATCCTTTGTTCACCTGCACAGTAATCACAAACATATATTAATCTTTTATTCTATGCATAGCCAAAAAACTTTACTTCTAATATGTTAACTCATAAGTCATGTACAAAAAAATGTTACACGTCCATGCACTTGAGCATTTTAGGGTCTGGGAAGTGTCAGATGTACGTGGACATGTGACTACTTCCGTGAACATTACTTAAATCATAAAACAAACATACCAAAATAAAAATAAGAAACATAACTACAAGTTTTTAAGTATGATCACTAAAAATGGTTGGTAAAAGACCTGGAGAGATGAACTGCCCATGAAAAGAGCAGCCGAGGCCATGGTTATCGATACGGGACACTACCAGTGATCAAAGAGAACTGGCTAATATTTAAGAGAAGGAGATGATAAATGTGAAAGATATATGTGGGGAATGGGCACAAAAATAAGAATGTGGATGAGATTATGGATGATAGATAGAGGTCTAGCTCATTATATGGCTATGGTTTGAGTGTTTATTTTTGCATTGGTTTTTTAAGTGACTTTGTTCAATGGCCTTTCATATCACATCCATATAACATATGGTTGTATTGTATTACATCAAAAATCCTACACTACCTTATCTTTCAAAAGTGACACTCTGTCAATTGCACCACTCCTTATAGGATGTTCAGGACTTAGAAAATCTATATGCTGCTCTGTGGACTATGTTAACTGTAACAGAGTTCACAACTGCAAACCTTTTGCTTTTTATAACTGTAAAAAAAAACAAATGGTTACATCTGAATTTGTTAGGACTTGGAAAATCTGTATCATCTTTTTTGATAACTAAGTGTTAATTTTAAGAAAAGCAAAACATACTAGGTTTTAAGATGATTTTAACTTCTAACATGTGTGTGCAGTGGCGGATCCAGCTTCGAATATAGGGGGGTCGGAATTTTTTTTTGACGAGCTCGAGCCGGGCATTTGACATGTTTtgctcgagttcggctcgaaataagctcgagctcggctaaaaaaaaattattcagtatattttcGGCTGAAAATCCTCTCCTAATTGCTGCAGTTGCAACCGTTAGAATCACTAGCAATTTTACCAACATCTTTGTGTAGCCCGGCTCGAACTCGTTTTACTGGGCTCGGCTTGTTTTATAAACGAGCTCGAGTGCGGGTAAAGGTTTCGACTCGTTTAATTAAACAAGTCGGCTCAACTCGACTTGTTAAATTAAACGAGCCGAATTCGGGTAACGTTTTAGGCTTGATTTATTGTAAATTTGAACGAGACGGCTCGTTAAAACTGActcgtttagctaaacgagcCGTCTCGACTCGTGAAAATTAACGAGTCGGATTCAGCAGAGGTTTAGACTTATTTAACTAAACGAGCTCACTCGACTCAATTAAACCCAACTCGAATTACACATGTCTCGAAACCCCACTTTCCCGGACCGAATTACACTCATATCTTTGTGTTTTTTTAACCATATA is a window from the Apium graveolens cultivar Ventura chromosome 1, ASM990537v1, whole genome shotgun sequence genome containing:
- the LOC141679410 gene encoding glyceraldehyde-3-phosphate dehydrogenase A, chloroplastic-like — translated: MASAALFMGSSSLQVNKGFSDFAGLRSSAALPFNKRTSDDLLSVVAFQTSVIGGGNKRGVVEAKLKVAINGFGRIGRNFLRCWHGRKDSPLDVVAINDTGGVKQASHLLKYDSTLGIFDADVKPVGTDGISVDGKVIQVVSNRNPSNLPWGELGIDLVIEGTGVFVDREGAGKHLEAGAKKVLITAPGKGDIPTYVVGVNAELYNHSESIISNASCTTNCLAPFVKVLDQKFGIIKGTMTTTHSYTGDQRLLDASHRDLRRARAAALNIVPTSTGAAKAVALVLPNLKGKLNGIALRVPTPNVSVVDLVVQVTKKTFAEEVNAAFKESSDNELKGILALCEEPLVSVDFRCSDVSSTVDASLTMVMGDDMVKVIAWYDNEWGYSQRVVDLADIVASKWE